From the Halococcus hamelinensis 100A6 genome, the window GGCCTCGGTCGTGAGGCTCTCGATCTCCGCGCCGCTGAACTCCTCGGCCATCTCGGCGAGCGCCTCGAAGTCCACGTCGTCGGCGAGGTTCATCCCACGGGTGTGGATCGCGAAGATCTGCTCGCGACCCTCGATGTCGGGTTTGGGGACCTCGATGAGGCGGTCGAACCGGCCGGGGCGGAGGATAGCCCGGTCGAGCATGTCGTACCGGTTGGTGGCGGCGATGATCGAGACGTCGCCGCGCTCCTCGAAGCCGTCCATCTCACTGAGGAGCTGCATCATCGTCCGCTGGACCTCGGCGTCGCCGGAGGTCTTCGAGTCCGTTCGTTTGGCGGCGACGGCGTCGATCTCGTCGATGAAGATCACGGCGGGCTCGTGCTCGCTCGCCAGCTCGAAGAGGTCACGGACGAGGCGTGCGCCCTCGCCGATGAATTTCCTGACCAGCTCCGAGCCGGCCATCTTGATGAACGTCGCGTCGGTCTCGTTGGCGACGGCCTTGGCGAGCATCGTCTTGCCCGTCCCGGGCGGGCCGTGGAGCAGGACGCCCGTCGGCGGTTCGATCCCGACGGTGTCGAAGCGTTCGGGGTCGATCAGCGGCATCTCGACGGCCTCGCGCACCTCGCGGACCTGGTCGTCGATCCCGCCGATGTCGGCGTACGTAACCGTCGGGCGCTCCTCGACCTCCATCGCCTGTGCGCGGGCGTCGGTCTCGGCCGAGAGGGTGCGCTGGACGCTGAAGGAGTCGTTG encodes:
- the pan2 gene encoding proteasome-activating nucleotidase Pan2 produces the protein MSHSPSLPDRPRLNLDPELTGEERVAALAEHLEDVTAVHDELAARLDEARENREELAEEAEQLQEENEALKTSSLYVATIEELTDDGAIVRQHGNNQEVLTDVASALREEIDNGDRVAVNDSFSVQRTLSAETDARAQAMEVEERPTVTYADIGGIDDQVREVREAVEMPLIDPERFDTVGIEPPTGVLLHGPPGTGKTMLAKAVANETDATFIKMAGSELVRKFIGEGARLVRDLFELASEHEPAVIFIDEIDAVAAKRTDSKTSGDAEVQRTMMQLLSEMDGFEERGDVSIIAATNRYDMLDRAILRPGRFDRLIEVPKPDIEGREQIFAIHTRGMNLADDVDFEALAEMAEEFSGAEIESLTTEAGMFAIRDERTEVRMADFEEAFEKVTEDESPGTPIAFN